CTCCACGGCTACCGCGTTTTTGGCCAGCTCTTTAATAAAGAAGATGTCAAATCCTTTTTTCTGGTAAAGGTGCAGCAGGCGCTCCGCTTCCACGATCCGGCGGATATATTCCTTGCACTGTTCGGCGGTGATCGTCTTGCCTTCTTCGTCTTTGAGTTCGACGTTGTCGAGCCCAAGGTCGATCAGGTAGTCCTGCAGCTGCTTTTCGGTTTTGACATACATTTCCTTCTTGCCCTTCTGAATCTTAAAGAGGGGTGGCTGCGCGATGTAGAGGTAGCCCCGTTCGATGATTTCACGCATCTGGCGGAAGAAGAAGGTCAGCAGCAGGGTCATGATGTGGGCACCGTCGACGTCGGCGTCCGTCATGATGATGATCTTGTGGTAGCGGATTTTGTTGATGTCAAAGTCATTCTGGCCAATGCCCGTTCCCAGTGCGGTGATCAGAATCTTGATCTCCTCGGAAGTCAGCATTTTATCGAAGCGGGCCTTTTCCACGTTCAGGATTTTTCCCTTCAGGGGGAGGATGGCCTGGTTGCGGCGATCGCGTCCCTGTTTGGCGGAACCGCCCGCCGAGTCACCTTCCACTATGTAGAGCTCACTTTTGGCAGGGTCTTTTTCCGAGCAGTCCGCCAGCTTGCCTGGCAGAGAGTTTCCTTCCAGTACGCCTTTGCGGCGGGTCAGTTCGCGAGCCTTGCGGGCTGCTTCGCGGGCGCGGGCTGCGTTGATGGCCTTGTTGAGAATCTGTTTGGCCACATCGGGGTTTTCCTCAAGATAGGCGGCAAATTTTTCCCCGAAAATGGACTCCACCACGCTCTTGGCCTCGGTGGTTCCCAGTTTACCCTTGGTCTGCCCTTCAAATTGAGGGTCGGGGATCTTGACGCTGATAACGGCTGTGAGCCCTTCGCGGATGTCGTCGCCAGAGAGGGTGATCTTTTCGCTGCCCTTTATCTTGGCGGTGCTGATATAGGTGTTGATGCAGCGGGTCAGTGCCGACTTGAACCCCACCAGGTGCGTTCCACCGTCTACCGTGTTGATGTTGTTGGCGTAAGTGAAGAGGGTTTCCGCGTAGGTATCGTTGTATTGCAGGGCGATTTCCACAATGATGTCGTTCTTCTCGCCGGCCACGTGCACCGGTTCGGGGTGCAGCGTCTGCTTGTTCTTGTTGAGGAAGGTGACGAACGAACGCAGTCCGCCTTCATACAGGAACGTGTTGGTCTTCTCCACGCGCTCATCGGTGATGATGATGGTCACGCCGGCGTTGAGGAAGGCCTGCTCCCGTAATCGGTTGGAAAGTATTTCATAGCTGAATTCGGTGGTTTCGAAAATCTGAGAATCGGGAAGGAAGCGAATCTTTGTGCCTGTACTGCGCGTTTCGCCGACCACTTCAAGGGGCTGCTGGGGGAAACCGCGACGGTAGGATTGGCGGTGAATTTTTCCATCACGCTTGATTTCCAGCTCCAGTTCTTCGGAGAGGGCGTTGACGACGGAGATACCAACGCCGTGCAGGCCACCGGAAACCTTATAGGAGGAGCTGTCGAACTTTCCGCCGGCATGCAGAACCGTGAGGACCACCTCTGCTGCTGAGCGGTTCTGCTCCTTGTGGAACTCAGTGGGAATGCCCCGCCCGTTATCCGTTACCGTTATGCTGTTATCGGTGTGGATTACCACTTCGACGGTATCGCAGTGTCCTGCCAGAGCTTCATCAATGGAGTTGTCAACGACTTCGTAGACCAGGTGGTGCAAGCCCGTTATTCCCGTTGAGCCGATGTACATCCCGGGACGCTTGCGAACGGCCTCCAGACCTTCGAGAACTTTGATGCTGTCGGCGCCGTATGCCTGCTGGGTCATCCAGATACCTCTTCTGTGTAAATCTTTTTTGTGAACACTCTATCATATAGCAGTCCTGTGTTTTTTGCCAGCGAAGATGTCTCTCCCCTGTTAAAGGGAGTTGCGGTGCGTGGGGTCGGCAATTTTTCCCTTGCATTTGCCCCTGGATTTTATTATATCAGTGCTGGCACTCGCCGTGGTTGAGTGCCGATAATCGGAACTCATTATCATATCTTCATTCAGGAGGCATACGAATGAATATTCGTCCATTGCAAGACCGAATCATCGTCAAGCGCATCGAAGCAGAAGAGAAGACTGCCAGCGGAATCATCATTCCCGATACGGCCAAAGAGAAGCCCATGGAAGGCAATGTCATGGCAGTTGGCCCCGGCAAGGCACTTGATAATGGCAATACCATTGTTCCTACGGTAAAAGCTGGTGACAAGGTGCTCTTCAGCAAGTACGCCGGCACCGAAGTGAAAATCGACGGCCAGGAGTACATCATCATGCGTGAAGACGATATCCTGGGCGTTATTGAAGGCTGATCAGCCATCACATTCTTCGTACACTCCATTCTATTTTGAGGTGATTATTTATGGCTAAGCAGATTATTTTTGGCGAAAAAGCCCGTAAGACCATACTTCAGGGTGTTGATGCCCTGGCGGATACCGTAAAGGTAACCCTCGGCCCCAAAGGTCGCAATGTTGTTATCGAGAAGAAGTTCGGCGCCCCTCTGATCACCAAGGATGGCGTGACCGTTGCCAAGGAGATTGAACTTCAGGACCCTTTTGAAAACATGGGTGCTCAGATGGTCAAGGAAGTTTCCTCGAAAACTTCCGATATCGCTGGTGACGGAACGACCACTGCCACCATCCTGGCCCAGGCCATCTACCGCGAAGGCATCAAGAACGTCATCGCCGGTGCCAACCCCATGGAGCTGAAAAAGGGTATAGATGCCGCCGTTGACGTGGTGGTGAAGAACCTGAAGGACATCAGCAAGGAAATCAACAGCAAAAAAGAGATTGCCCAGGTGGGAACCATCTCTGCCAACAGTGATGAAACCATTGGGGAAATCCTGGCCGAGGCCATGGAGAAAGTCGGCAAGGATGGTGTCATTACCATCGAGGAAGCCAAGTCCATGGAAACTACCCTGGAGACGGTTGAAGGCATGCAGTTTGACCGCGGCTACCTCTCCCCCTACTTTGTCACGGACTCCGAAAAGATGGTGGCACAACTGGAAAATCCCTTTATCCTCCTCTACGACAAAAAAATCTCCAGCATGCGCGATCTTCTGCCCGTGCTTGAGCAGATTGCCAAAACCGGCAAGCCCCTGCTGATCATCGCCGAAGATATTGACGGTGAAGCATTGGCCACCCTGGTGGTCAACCGCCTGCGCGGCGTGCTCAACGTGTGCGCTGTCAAGGCTCCTGGCTTTGGTGATCGCCGTAAGGCCATGCTGGAAGATATCGCGATCCTGACCGGTGGCGAAGTGGTCTCCGAAGAGCTTGGCCACAAGCTGGAGAATGTTACTCTTGATACGCTTGGTCAGGCCAAGTCCGCCAAGGTTGACAAAGAAAATACCACTATCGTTGATGGCGTTGGCAAAGCTGATGATATCAAAGGCCGCATTGCCACGATCAAAAGGCAGATCGAGGAGACGACCTCCGAGTACGATAAGGAGAAACTGCAGGAACGTCTTGCCAAGCTGGCAGGAGGCGTAGCGGTTATCCAGGTGGGCGCTGCCACGGAAACTGAGATGAAAGAGAAAAAGGCCCGCGTTGAGGATGCCCTGAACGCAACACGCGCGGCCGTTGAAGAAGGAATCGTGCCTGGCGGCGGCGTTGCCCTGCTGCGCAGCGTTCCCGCTGTTGAAAAGGTTCTTGATGGCCTGGAGGGCGACGAAAAAGTTGGCGCCAGAATTATCGTGCGCGCCCTGGAAGAGCCCATCCGTCAGATCTGCAGCAATGCTGGTCTTGAAGGCTCCATCATCATCAACAAGATTCTTGAGCAAGGCAACCTGAACTACGGTTTCGATGCCCGCAAAGAGATCTACGTGGATATGATTGAAGCTGGTATTATCGACCCCACGAAGGTTGGACGCACCGCCATCCAGAACGCGGCCTCCATCGCTGCTCTGATGCTGACCACTGAAGCCTGCATCTCCGACATCCCCGAGAAGAAGGAAGCCGGTATGCCTGGCGGAATGGGCGGAATGGGCGGTATGGACGGCATGGGGATGATGTAATCCCCTTTGTCTGCCCCTGACTCATAATTGGTAAAGGCCAGCCGGAGTGCTCCGGCTGGCCTTTTTGCGTCCCTGCCATTGTACAGCAGGGGCAAGTCTGCTAAGCTGGGAGCCATTTCTGAAACAGGCATTTTCACGGGAAGGGTCGCCCCATGCATGATATTAAGGAAACCATACACGAAGTTATTTTTGCGGTGCTGCCCATTGCCTGCGTGGTTATCCTGATGCAGTTCACCATCATCTGGCTTCCCATGGAAACCTTCCTGCAGTTTCTGGCGGGGCTGGTCATGGTGACCCTGGGGCTCATGTTCTTTCTGGTAGGTGTCCAGGTGGGTCTGCTGCCTGTCGGGGAGATGATTGGCTCGGCCCTGCCCCGCACCGGTAAGGCCAGTCTGGTGATAATCTTCGGCTTTATTCTGGGGTTTGTGGTGACGGTGGCGGAGCCTGATGTACGCGTGCTGGCTATCCAGGTGGACATAGTCTCGGACGGTCAGATTGGCAAGAATCTGCTGATCTATACCGTGGCCCTTGGGGTAGCCTTTTTTGTCGGCCTGGCCATGTTGCGCATTATCCTGAATATTCCCATAACCTATCTGCTCGTCGGAGGCTACGGAGCAGTATTTCTGATGGCATCATTTACTCCGGCCCACTTTATCCCCATTTCCTTTGATGCCGGGGGAGTTACCACCGGCCCCATGACGGTGCCCTTTATTCTGGCTCTGGGCGTTGGTGTGGCATCGGTACTGCGGGGGAAAACCGCCTCCAGCGATGGATTTGGCCTGGTGGCCCTGGCATCCATTGGCCCCATCCTGGCGGTGATGCTGCTGGGGGTATTCTTCACATGAATATTCAGATCTTCGCCGGATTTTCTCACGTACTGACCGAAGTCGCCTTTGCCCTTATTCCCCTGCTGGTTCTGTTCATGATCTTTCAGTTTTTTTTCCTGAAATTGCCCATGCGTCGGCTGGTGGATATCTTCAAGGGCATGATACTGACCTTTATCGGCCTTGCCCTGTTCCTCCAGGGGGTACACATCGGCTTTCTGCCTACCGGAGAGTATATGGGCGCCATCATGGGGGCCTTCAGGCATAACTGGGTGCTGATTCCCATCGGGTTTGTGCTGGGGTTTGTGGCCACTTTTGCCGAGCCGGCCGTGCGCATTCTCAACATTGAGGTGGAAAAGGTCTCCAGTGGCTACATTCCCCGCAAGGTCATGCTCTATACCCTCTCCATTGGCGTTGCGCTTTCCATCGCCCTCTCCATGGCCCGCATGCTGTTGGGAATTCCCCTGTGGTACATCATTATTCCCGGCTACCTGCTGGCCCTGCTGATGATTCGCTATTCCACCAAGACATTTACGGCGGTGGCTTTCGACTCTGGCGGCGTAGCCACGGGCCCCATGACCGTTACCTTTATTATGGCCATGTCCGTGGGAGCGGCCACGGTGATGGAGGGGCGCGATCCCCTGCTGGATGGCTTTGGCATGATTACCCTGGTGGCCCTGGCCCCCATTCTTTCCGTTCTCACACTGGGACTGCTGTATCGTCGCAGTGAAAGGCAAGGAGACAAGGCATGATTAACCATAAACTCCTGGTGACTATTGTCAAGAAGGGCCTGTCGCAGAAGGTCATCAAAGCCTCTAAACAGGCGGGTGCCGAAGGTGGGACCACCATCCCCGGCAAGGGCACGGGTCTGGCCCAGAAGAATTTTTTGGGTTTTTGTATTGAGCCGGAAAAGGAGATTATCCTGACCCTGATTTCAAAAGAAGTGATGAACGGGGCCCTGGAGGCCATTGCCCGGTCGGCTGAGCTGGATAAGACCGGAAATGGGATTGCCTTTGTGATTGATGTGTGTCAGGTGATCGGCATTGCCCACCTGACGGAAGCGTGTGAGCTGAGCTGCAGTGCGGGAGGATGTATGAGTAATACCGGATATGAGCTTATTGTGACGGTGGTCAACAAGGGCAATGCGGAAATCGTCGTGGATGCCACCAAGCGGGCAGGAGCTCAGGGTGGGACAATCATTTATGGACGTGGAACGGGAATTCACGAGCAGGCGAAGCTCTTCTCCATTGCCATAGAACCGGAAAAGGAGCTGGTGTTGACCCTGATTGAACGGGCCAGGGTGCAGGATGTGCTGAGTGCCATTCAGGAAGATGTGGCCATCAACGAACCTGGCAGGGGAATCTCCTTTGTGTTGCCTGTGGAGCAGACCATGGGCATCAAAAGCCATGCTGCCGCCCAGGTTGTTTCGGAGTGCAATGGCTCCGAGTGATGCGCCCTGGCCGTAGTCACCTATGCTGACTTGCTCTGACGGCGAAGCTGGGTGAGCTTTTCAGCGTGCTCTTCATCAAGGAAGACCCGCGCGCAGGTGAAAAAATTCATGATGCAAGGATGCTTTACGCGATAGTAAATTCTGTGACCACACCTCTGAGCGGTGACAATGCCAGTAGAAGCCAGGATGCCGAGGTGGCGGGAAATGGTTGACTGGTCATAGGACGTCATATCCACTATATCCTGTACGCACACCCTTTTTCTGGCAATGAGCTCCAGGATAAACAGTCGTGTTGGGTGTGCAAGTGCCTTTGCCACTTCACCAATTAAAGTATACTGTCCTCGATACTCCTCCATATTTCTCCTCCTTACTCAACTTTCGCACCTTGTTGTCTTGGGTTAAGGTGTTGTTATCCCGGCGTTTATCGCGCGGAAACCGTATTGATTCTGAATGCTTGACTTATCTGGTATTCCATTTTTCGTCTCCGGATATTGTCTTTTCTGACCGCGCAAAAAGGACACAAAAACGCGCCCCCGAACGCCCGTTTTTCCGGATCGCCTGCTCGCCTGTCCTGGAGATCCGGCAGCAGGCTGCTCAAAGAGGCCCATCTGCTGCGTTGCCGGGCATCGCTCGTCACTGCGACGTACAGGAAGTACGCCTTCTGCCATTCCAATATGGTATCAGTGTCGACGCCGACAACCTGCCGTTTCGGGGGTGCGAAACTTCAGTCCTTAGTTTCCAGAACTTGTGCGTCTGCCCTGGGTTCCCATGGAAAAGAACAGGGCGCAGCTTTTGCCAGAGCTTTGTCTGCACACATCAATGCACTCACCACAGTTATGACACAAGGGATCGTGGCCCTGGCGACGGGGGTCCAGCCCCATGGGGCAGGCACTCTGGCACTGTCCACATTGCGTGCACTGGGTCGGATCCAGAGTAATGTGTATTCCGCGCTGGGTTTTAAAGGCACTCAGGCAGGTTCCCGTGGGGCAGAAAAGGCGGCACCAGAAGCGTGGCCGCAGCAGTTCAATCATGATCAGGGCGAAAATCAGCGCCATTTCAAAGGTTATATAGCCGAACTTCACCAGCACCAGTGCCTGGGAGGAAAGAATCCCCGGAGGGAGAATCAGATTCAGCACCGGTACCCCGGCGACTCCTACTAAGACCATTCCCGCCAGCAGGAAGCCAAAACGAAATGCATTGGCGCGCCGGGATGGGCACATGGTTGAAGCGTTGTGCTCTGGAAGGCCCAGTTTTCTTCTCAGGGCAGCAATGCCATCGCTGATGAGGTAGTAGGGGCAGGCCCAGCTGCACCAGACCCTGCCGAGGATTACCATGAGCAGCAGAGGAATGGCCAGGGAGGCCAGCATGGCAGCTGAAATGCTGGTGGATGCCAGCATGACCTGGAAGATGGCAATGGGATCAGCCATAGCCAGCTCCCCGATATCCAGTGAGTAGAAGGTGCCCTTGGCAAAGTGGATTTTGAGGGTGTTCAGAAAGGGGATCAAAAAGATGAAGAAGACCACGGAAAACTGCACCAGCCTTCTCCAGGTGGTAATATTGGACCAGTCGGGCAGTGCTGGCCGATAGTGAAATCTCATGTCTTATTCCCACCCCTCGACGGATTCCTGAACCTGAAAGTCATATTCAAAGGTGGGCTTCTGCCCTTGAGGTGAGAGCTCCTGTTTGCGTTGCAGCAACTCTTCCCGATGGTAGATGCCGTCCGCTGGACCATGGGATGTGTCCGGGCTGGTACGGCGGCTGCGCAGGTGGTACATGCCGCTGCGCAGATCGTCCACCATGCCCTCTGTGATGATCTGCATGGATTTTGGCCTGGTGGGGCATTTCTCCACGCAGGCCCCGCAGCCAACGCATTCATCGGTAATGACAGGCAGGAGGCCATTCTTAAGGATAATGGCTGTGTCGCGCAGGGGACAGACGTTGAAGCAGACGTTGCAGATCATGGCGCTGCCATCGCGGGAAACGCCCTGCAGCTCATCCTGCTCATAGATATAGTTCAGGCAGGTCTTTTCGTTGATGCGGGCAATTCCCATGCGCACCTGCAGGGGCCTGATGACGTGGGGGTCCAGCGCCCCCGTTGGGCAGACTGGTGGGCAGAGCATGCACAGGTAGCAGCCACGCTGCTGGGCGTACACATAGGGAGTGCCGATCTGCAGGCGATCATAGTAGCTGGAGCGCTGGATGGAGGAGTAGGGGCAGACCTCGATACAGCGGGCACAGCGAATACACAGCTCCATGAAACGCTCCTCTTCCACGGCACCCGGCGGGCGCATGCGATCGGCAGCGAAGTCATCCTTAAAGGGGTTTTCGTTGAGCGCAGAGCGCAGCCACTGAACCAGTCCACTCATTAGATGGCCTGTTGATTCGCGCTGCAGAGTGCTTCCACGTCATCTTCAAAGTGAAAGGCGTGGTGGGCCACGTCGAGAACGCCTTCTTGTTTACTGATCTCTTCGTGCAGGCGCTCGATGTCCTTGCTGTCCTGGGCCTCGAATATGGCTACCAGCTGGAGCCTGTCGTCGGACACACCGTGGATCTCCACGCGTCCCGACTGGCAGAGGGCGCGTGCAATCTGTTCATTAAAGGGATTTTTCAGGCTGATAATGCATGCGGAAAGTACCATTGCGTCCTCCGGGGATAATCCCGCCCCCCCCAGCCGGGGGGCGGGAAAAGGGTTACATGAACCGGCTGTTCACGTCGCGGATGATGTAGCCGTCAGCCACATCCTGGGGGCCGCTGACGCGCTGAATTTTTACGGCAGCGATTTTGTACTCGGGTTCAGCTGATCCGGGGTCCACGGCGTCGTTGCACACAAAGTTGCACATACGGCTGATTGCCTGGTCGTGCATATGGGTAAAAAGCACGCCGGGCATGGTTCCGTCGGTAATCCTGGCGGGCAGGGTCACCTCGCCGCGACGGCTGACCACCTTTACCATGTCGCCCATGGCAATGCGGTTGCGACGCGCATCGTCGGGGTGGATTTCCAGATAGTCGTTGGGATGGGAGCGGGCAATTTCCGGAATACGCATGGTCATGGTTCCGGTGTGCCACTGCTCCACCGTTCGACCGGTGGTGAAGAAGAAGGGATATTCGCGATCAGGCATTTCCGCCGCCTCCTGATAGGGGCGCACAAAGATGTTGGCCTTGCCTTCCTTGCGAGCGTCCTCATAAAAGTAGACGGTGGCTTCAGACGGGATGGTCCCTGCTTTCTGCAAACGCTCCATGTGGGGATCCATGCCCTTGACGTAGCGCTTGTAGGTGCCGGGGTGATCGATGCTGGGTACAGGCCACTGCAGGCCGGTTTTCGACTCACGCAGCCGCTGGTAGGTGGCGCCCAGGAGGGTGTGGCCAGTGTCCTTGGTTATCTGTACATAGTCATTCCAGGCCTTTTCGCCAGCTTTCATGGTGTCTGCCTCATTCCAGGGAAGCAGCTTCTCGTGGCCCATGCGTTTGGCCAGCTGGGCCACGATCCACAGATCGGCCCTGGCCTCTCCGGGAGGGTTGACCGCTTTCTCCGTGAACTGGCTGCGGCGTTCGGAGCAACCATAGACGCCGCCCTTCTCGTACAGGAAGGCCGCTGGCAGGATGACATCGGCAAACTGGGTGGTGCGGGTGGGGAAAATATCCAGCACCACCAGGAAGGCGTCATCCATGCCCTTCAGGTATTTGTTGAGGTTGGGCAGACTCTGGGCAGGGTTGGTGGTGCAGACCAGCATGGCTTTAATGGGCTTGTTCGGGTCGTTTTCTGCGCCCAGGCTTTCAAACATCTTCATGGTGGGGAAGCCGGGTTTGGGATCGATAGTGCCAGGGGGGACCTTCCACATTTTCTCCACATGGGCACGCCAGGCGTCGTTAGCCACTGGCTTGGTGCCGGGCAGCAAGTGGGAAAGGGCACCAGCTTCGCGCACACCACCACAGGCATTGGGCTGACCGGTCATGGAGAAAGGATCCGCTCCCGGCTTGCCGATATTGCCCGTCAGCAGGTGCAGGTTGTGGATCAGGTTGTTGGCCCACACGCCACGGGTGCGCTGGTTCAGGCCCATGCACCAGACTGACATGGAGGCACCACTGGTGGCAAACCACTGGGCGGCCTGGCGGATATTTTCGGCAGGGCAGCGGGTAATTTTCTCCACCGCTTCTGGATTGAACTGCTCCAGGAACTTGCCATACTCTTCTAAGGTCAGGGCCTTGCTGCCATCGGTAATGCGAGTGTGGCGCTCCACGAAGCCCTGGTCAATCCAGTTGTTCTTGATGATCTCGTGGGCCATGCTGTGGAAAACGGCCAGGTCTGTGCCCGGATCAACGGGAAGCCACAGATCGGCAATGCTGGCTGTTGAGGTCTTACGCGGCTCGCAGACAATGATTTTCACATCAGGGTTATTGCGCTTGTGGCGCATGATGCGACGAAATCCCACGGGATGGCACTCGCTCATGTTGGAGCCAACAATGAACAGGCACTTGGACTTTTCAAAGTCGGCATAGGCTCCGGCGGGCTCATCAGCTCCATAGGTACTGATGTAGCCGCCAACGGCGCTGGCCATACACAGGCGGGGATTTCCTTCTACCATGTTACTGCGGAAACCGGCTTTCCAGAGCTTGTTGAATGAGTAGGTCTCTTCGGTGGTGCACTGGCCCGAGCCGTAGTAGGCCACGGAATCCTTACCATGCTTTTCGTGGAAATATTTGAACTTGCTGGCGATCAGGTCGAGGGCCTCATTCCAGGAGGCGCGCTTGAAGTTGCCATCGCTCTGACGGATGAGGGGATGGGTCAGGCGGTCGGGATGGTACATGGACTTGTAGGCCAGGAAGCCCTTGACGCACAGGAAGCCGAAGTTGGTCTGGGCATCGGGGTTGCCCTTGATGGAGACAACCTTCTCGCCTTTGACGCCCACATAGACGCCGCAGCCGTAGCCGCAGAATCGGCACACGCCCTTGACCCACTTTTCCACGCCATCGTCCTGCATGGTCTGAGCCAAAGATGAAAAAGATACACCTGAAGCAGCAACCGCGCTGGCTGCCATGGACATCTTGAGAAAATCTCTGCGTTTCAGTGACATAGGGAACTCCTTGTAGATTTTCCTGGTGAGCGTCAGCGCAGGTAGTGGGTGCGGTGCGCCCTGTAGCTGTGAGTGGTGTGGCATGACGTGCAGTTTCGACGCTCCGGGGCGGTTGCTACCTCAGCCGGGTGACAGCCTCGGCACGACTGGACAGGTGGGCTGGATTGAAAATTCGCCTCGTCACCGTGACAGGTGGCGCAGGTGACTCCCGTCATTCCGTGGGCGCTGGTTTGCCATTCTTGTACCACCGCTGGTGAAGATTTCTCGTGGCAGCTCATGCAGTCCGTGCTGTTCATGGGGACCGGGTGCCTGGAAGGGGTGCCTTGGGCCCATGCCATGCCTGCCGCGAGCAGTACAAGGGCACAGGCCAGTCCTACAGTCTTTCTCATTATCTCCTCCTTGGAAACTGTGCATGCGCTTGGGAATGTGCATGCATTCACAGCCTGGTAGAGCATTTCTGATGCCAATTGAAGACGATACGCCCTGCCCTCGCCCATGAGGCTCTGGGAAAGCTTTCGCGATGGAAGGACCCTTGACGCTTGATGTCTGATGCGGGAGAAAATGTGGCAGGCGAGAAAAAAGGTGTCGGTGAATTTATTCACAAGACCCATCGCGTTTTTTTCTTCATTGCGCTGGGGAAATTTTGTATACTGTATACAGGTATCTTCTTAAGCTGGCCATTTAGCAGGGGTAAGAGTGCTGTGTGTGCTCTGAAAGGGCCTGTGGTGGTATTCAATGGCTCTATTATGGGGTTGACAGTTTTTTTGCGGCTATGGTACAAGCCGTATGTTTGTGAAGGAGAAGACAGGCTCTCAAAAGGTGGTTTTGTCATGAATAAAAACCATCAGGGTTCAGGTCGGGGGGCATTCGCCAGGCAAATGGCCCAGGCCAGCTCCATTGGCATTTCCTTCATACTGGCATTCGCGCTCTGTGTTTTTCTGGGGTATCAGGCAGACCTGTGGTTTGGTTGGCATCCCTGGGGGAAAATCGCGGGTGTCCTTTATGGAGTGGCCGCGGGAGTTCGCAATATGTGGGTGCTGGCAAAGCGCTATGGCGGAATGGATGATCACAAGAATGAAACTCCCAAAGACCCTTGAGGGGCAGGCGGAACTCTGGTTGTGGCTCA
This portion of the Desulfurispirillum indicum S5 genome encodes:
- a CDS encoding 4Fe-4S dicluster domain-containing protein, giving the protein MSGLVQWLRSALNENPFKDDFAADRMRPPGAVEEERFMELCIRCARCIEVCPYSSIQRSSYYDRLQIGTPYVYAQQRGCYLCMLCPPVCPTGALDPHVIRPLQVRMGIARINEKTCLNYIYEQDELQGVSRDGSAMICNVCFNVCPLRDTAIILKNGLLPVITDECVGCGACVEKCPTRPKSMQIITEGMVDDLRSGMYHLRSRRTSPDTSHGPADGIYHREELLQRKQELSPQGQKPTFEYDFQVQESVEGWE
- a CDS encoding chaperone NapD; translation: MVLSACIISLKNPFNEQIARALCQSGRVEIHGVSDDRLQLVAIFEAQDSKDIERLHEEISKQEGVLDVAHHAFHFEDDVEALCSANQQAI
- a CDS encoding molybdopterin oxidoreductase family protein is translated as MSLKRRDFLKMSMAASAVAASGVSFSSLAQTMQDDGVEKWVKGVCRFCGYGCGVYVGVKGEKVVSIKGNPDAQTNFGFLCVKGFLAYKSMYHPDRLTHPLIRQSDGNFKRASWNEALDLIASKFKYFHEKHGKDSVAYYGSGQCTTEETYSFNKLWKAGFRSNMVEGNPRLCMASAVGGYISTYGADEPAGAYADFEKSKCLFIVGSNMSECHPVGFRRIMRHKRNNPDVKIIVCEPRKTSTASIADLWLPVDPGTDLAVFHSMAHEIIKNNWIDQGFVERHTRITDGSKALTLEEYGKFLEQFNPEAVEKITRCPAENIRQAAQWFATSGASMSVWCMGLNQRTRGVWANNLIHNLHLLTGNIGKPGADPFSMTGQPNACGGVREAGALSHLLPGTKPVANDAWRAHVEKMWKVPPGTIDPKPGFPTMKMFESLGAENDPNKPIKAMLVCTTNPAQSLPNLNKYLKGMDDAFLVVLDIFPTRTTQFADVILPAAFLYEKGGVYGCSERRSQFTEKAVNPPGEARADLWIVAQLAKRMGHEKLLPWNEADTMKAGEKAWNDYVQITKDTGHTLLGATYQRLRESKTGLQWPVPSIDHPGTYKRYVKGMDPHMERLQKAGTIPSEATVYFYEDARKEGKANIFVRPYQEAAEMPDREYPFFFTTGRTVEQWHTGTMTMRIPEIARSHPNDYLEIHPDDARRNRIAMGDMVKVVSRRGEVTLPARITDGTMPGVLFTHMHDQAISRMCNFVCNDAVDPGSAEPEYKIAAVKIQRVSGPQDVADGYIIRDVNSRFM
- a CDS encoding AtpZ/AtpI family protein, with product MAGEKKGVGEFIHKTHRVFFFIALGKFCILYTGIFLSWPFSRGKSAVCALKGPVVVFNGSIMGLTVFLRLWYKPYVCEGEDRLSKGGFVMNKNHQGSGRGAFARQMAQASSIGISFILAFALCVFLGYQADLWFGWHPWGKIAGVLYGVAAGVRNMWVLAKRYGGMDDHKNETPKDP